A region of the Romboutsia hominis genome:
TCCATCTAGTTTAACTATTTCTGAAGGTTCTCTTGGTGTGCTCATTCCTCCTAATTGTTCTGGACACACTATTATAAACTCTTTACCTTCTAAGAACTTTTTTACATTTTCATTTTTATTATTTTCTCCATTGTACTTACAATTTATTCCAAGTAAGCATGCTGATACTAAAATCATATTGTACCACCTTATATATATTACTTTTATAAAAAATTTGCTATATCGCAAAATTATATATTTTAAACATCTAACGATATAGTGAACAAATCATTTTTTATTTTAGATTTACGATAGTAACTCCAGCTCCACCTTCTCCATATTGTCCAGCTCTTTGAGACTTAACATGTCTATTTCTCTTTAATACATCTTGTAGTCCAGATTTTAATACTCCAGTTCCTACGCCATGTATAACAGTTACCATTTCAAGGCCAGCTACATAAGCATCATCTAAATATTTTTCAACTTCCATTATAGCCTCTTCTAAATTCATACCTCTTAAATCTACTTCGCTTTTTACTCTTCCTGATTTAGCTTTTATTATACTTCTTGTTGATTTAGTGATTGTTGTTTTAGGGTCTTTTTTAACTTTTTGAAGAGACTTAAACGGTAGATTCATCTTCATTATTCCTATTTGAACAACAGCTTCTTTTTTATTGTTATCAACTGAAACAACGCTACCTTGTTGATTTAAAGTTATAACTTTTACTTCTTCCCCAACTTTTAAGTCTTTTACTTCTTTACTTGATACTTTAGGAACAATCATGCTCTTAACAGTTGGTTGAAGACTTCCCATTGAACTAGATATTTCTTTTCTAAGCGCCTCTATCCTTTGATTCTTTTCTTTAGATGCTCTTTCTTTTTCTAGTTCTCTAAGTTCTTTTACTATTAAATCTACTTCTTCTTTTGCTTGTCTTGTTATTCTAAAGGCTTCTTGTCTTGCTCTTTCCATTATCTTTTCTTTTTGTTCACTCATTTTCGCAAGCTTTTCATCGTACTCAGCCTTTAGCTTTTCTATTTCTGACTTTAATTTTTCGGCTTCTTCTCTATCTTCTTCAGCTTTAACTCTATTTTTCTCTACATTTTGAAGCACATCTTCTATTGCTATATTATCACTATCTATAAACTCTCTAGCTCTACTTATTACATAATCACTTAGCCCTAACTTTCTAGAAATCTCAAAGGCATTTGATTTCCCTGGAACACCTATAAGTAATCTATACGTAGGACTTAAAGTTTCTAAGTCAAAATCAACAGCTGCATTTTCAACACCTTCTTTAGTAAGTGCATAGTTCTTTAATTCACTATAGTGTGTTGTAGCTATACATTTAGCTCCAATGCTTTTTACATCTTCAAGTATAGCTATTGCAAGAGCCGCTCCTTCTATTGGGTCAGTTCCAGCTCCAAGCTCGTCAAATATTACTAAAGAGTCTTCTGTTACTTCTTTTAATATAGATACTATATTTGTCATATGAGATGAAAATGTAGATAAGCTTTGCTCTATACTTTGCTCATCACCAATATCTGCAAATACATTATCATATACACACATACTACTTCCAAAATCAGCAGGTATGTGAAGTCCACTTTGATTCATAAGTGCAAATAAACCAACAGTTTTGATAGTTACAGTTTTACCACCTGTATTAGGTCCTGTTATAAGTAATGTATGGAATTCTCTCCCTAAATAAATTGAGTTTGGAACAACAGTATCTTTATCTAGTAATGGATGTCTTCCCTTTTTTATATTTATAAATTTATCTTCATTTAAAGTAGGTTCTATACCTCTCATTTGTATAGATAATTTTCCCTTAGCAAAAGCAAAGTCTAATCTTCCTAATATCTCTTGGTTAGCTAATAGTTCATTACTTATTTCTCCTACCTTAGAAGATAATTCTGCTAATATTTTTTCTATCTCTTCTTTTTCTTGAAGTCTTAATTGCCTTAATTCATTATTCATATCAACTATACTCATAGGCTCTATAAATAATGTTGCTCCAGATGATGATTGATCATGGACAATACCAGCTACTTGTGATCTATATTCAGCTTTTACTGGCACAACAAATCTATCTCCTCTTACAGATATAATTGCATCTTGTAAGTACTTTTGATATGTAGTTGAAGATATTATTGAGTTTAACTTAGATCTTATAGATTGATTCTTTTGCACTATTCTTCTTCTTATATTTCTAAGCTCACTAGATGCATTATCAGATATTTCTACCTCACTTATTATTGCATTGAAAATTTCTTCTTCTAAATCTCTATATGTGTATAAAGAATTTGATAGGGATTGTATTATTGGGTAGTTAAAATCTTCTTCTTCACTAGATGCTAAATTATTACTAAGCATTCTGGCTACTCTTAAAGTATTTCCTATCATTAGTAAGCTACCTGGGTCTAATGCTGCCCCTACACTTGCTCTCTTTACCTTATCTTCTATATCGTATATTCCCTGTAATCCAACAAAACCTCTTTTTATAAGTATGGCTTGTGCCTCACTTGTTTCCTCTAATCTTGACTTAACTTCATTAAAGTCAGAACTTGGTGTTAGTTTTTCTATGTATCTCATACCTAATGAAGATGATGCTTTGCTTTTCAATAGGTCTATTATTTTATCAAATTCTAAAACCTTTAGTGCTTTTGAATTCATTATTTCCTCCTTGAATCTATATCTATATAATTACGTTTATTTTATGTATATTTGTATTATACTATTTGTATAGCTAACTAATATTATACATAAATATAGTTGTTTATAATAGGATAAAAACTGTATTTTGCTATATATATAAACTTATTAGTTTCAAAACTAACTATTTATTTTGGAATATATTAGATTTAGTGTTATAATATAATTATATTATTTAAGTTTCATGCTTTTTACTTAGCATATACTTAAATATTTAATTTCATCTAAAAGGAGTGAATACTTATGGAAAACGTATTAAAAGGTTTAAATCCAGAGCTTGTTTTTAATTATTTTGAAGAGATATCTCAGATACCTCGTGGTTCTGGAAATGAAAAAGCTATAAGTGATTATCTAAAAAAATTTGGTGAAGACTTAGGCTTAGAAACTATCCAAGATGATGCGTTAAATATCATAATAAGAAAACCTGCTACAAAAGGATATGAAAACTGTCCAGGTGTTATACTTCAAGGTCATATGGATATGGTTTGTGAAAAAAATAAAAACACAGAACATGACTTTACTAAAGACCCAATAAAATTAAGAATAGAAGATGACATGATATATGCTACAGGAACTACTCTTGGTGCTGATAACGGTATAGCTGTTGCTATGGGTATGGCTGTACTTGCATCTAATGATTTAGCACATCCTCAAATAGAAGTTTTAATAACTTCAGATGAAGAGGCTGGAATGAGTGGAGCTATGGCTCTTGACGGTTCTAATCTTAAAGGACAATACATAATAAACCTTGATTCAGAAGAAGAAGGTTTCTTACTTGTAAGTTGTGCTGGTGGGGTTACTGCTCACTCTAAATTAAATGCTGAGTTTACCAATGTAGATGCTAACAAACAAGCTCTACTAGTTGATATAAAAGGACTTCTTGGTGGACACTCAGGAATGGATATAATAAAACAAAGAGCTAACTCTAATATATTAATGGGAAGACTTTTAAACTCATTATGTGTTGACTTTGACTTAGCAAAAGTTGAAGGTGGTTCTAAAAACAATGCTATACCTCGTGAGTGCGAAGCTGTTATAGTAGTTGATAAGAATGATGTAGAAAAAGCTATGGCATGTATAAAAGAAATGGAAAACACTTTCATACATGAATTTGCTTCTTCTGATCCTGACATAGTTGTAGAATGTAAAGAAACTACTGTTGAAAAGGTTCTTACTAATGATTGTAAAAATAATGTAATAAGAACTTTAAACTTAATACCTAATGGAATCCAAACTATGAGTATGGATATAGAAGGACTTGTTGAAAGTTCTACTAACTTAGGTGTTGTTAGAACTCTTGAAAATGAAGTAACTTTTGAATGTGCTGTTAGAAGTTCAGTTACTTCTTTAAAAGAAAATATAACTAATAAAATGAACTTATTATCTCAAACTTTAGGTGGAGAATTTACTTTAGAAAGTGATTACCCAGCATGGGAATATGCTAAAGGTTCTAAATTAGAAGATATATGTGTCCATACTTATGAAAAATTAAATGGTAAAAAGCCTATTATAAAAGCTTTACATGCTGGTCTTGAATGTGGATTATTATTAGACAAAATGCCTCATGCACAAGCTATATCTTTTGGACCTAACATGTTTGAAGTTCATACACCAAATGAGCATTTAAGTATATCTTCAACTACTCGTACTTGGGAATACTTAGTTGCTATATTAAAATCAATGAATGAACATAACTAAGATTAGTTTCTTGTTAAACATAAAATAAGTAGGGAATTTGCCCTACTTATTTTATGTTTAATCTAATTTTACCTTTATAGCTTTATCTTCAAGAACTTCCTTAACATTATATTTATCATCTACAATAGTTGGTACGATTTTTAATTCGCTATAATTATTAGATGTATTTTTATATTTCTCAACTACTTCATGCGTTCCATTATTTACATTCATCCCATCTGGAATTATTTCCTTATTATTTTCATCTTTTACTTTTAATCTTATACGATCAAAATCAACATTATTTATTCCTAGAAACTTATACTTTATTTCTACAGATAGAGGCGAAGCTATTACTTCACTAAATTCTATGCTAGCTACTTTATTATTTAATGAAAATTCTATAACTTCATCTATTGAATATGATTTAGATTTATCTATTAAATCCTCTCCCTTTATGTCTATATTAAACTCCCAGTTTCCTCTTATAATCCCAGAATGTGGACCACCAGCTTTTTTAACCTCATCATAAAATTTATATTGAGATTCCCAA
Encoded here:
- a CDS encoding endonuclease MutS2: MNSKALKVLEFDKIIDLLKSKASSSLGMRYIEKLTPSSDFNEVKSRLEETSEAQAILIKRGFVGLQGIYDIEDKVKRASVGAALDPGSLLMIGNTLRVARMLSNNLASSEEEDFNYPIIQSLSNSLYTYRDLEEEIFNAIISEVEISDNASSELRNIRRRIVQKNQSIRSKLNSIISSTTYQKYLQDAIISVRGDRFVVPVKAEYRSQVAGIVHDQSSSGATLFIEPMSIVDMNNELRQLRLQEKEEIEKILAELSSKVGEISNELLANQEILGRLDFAFAKGKLSIQMRGIEPTLNEDKFINIKKGRHPLLDKDTVVPNSIYLGREFHTLLITGPNTGGKTVTIKTVGLFALMNQSGLHIPADFGSSMCVYDNVFADIGDEQSIEQSLSTFSSHMTNIVSILKEVTEDSLVIFDELGAGTDPIEGAALAIAILEDVKSIGAKCIATTHYSELKNYALTKEGVENAAVDFDLETLSPTYRLLIGVPGKSNAFEISRKLGLSDYVISRAREFIDSDNIAIEDVLQNVEKNRVKAEEDREEAEKLKSEIEKLKAEYDEKLAKMSEQKEKIMERARQEAFRITRQAKEEVDLIVKELRELEKERASKEKNQRIEALRKEISSSMGSLQPTVKSMIVPKVSSKEVKDLKVGEEVKVITLNQQGSVVSVDNNKKEAVVQIGIMKMNLPFKSLQKVKKDPKTTITKSTRSIIKAKSGRVKSEVDLRGMNLEEAIMEVEKYLDDAYVAGLEMVTVIHGVGTGVLKSGLQDVLKRNRHVKSQRAGQYGEGGAGVTIVNLK
- a CDS encoding aminoacyl-histidine dipeptidase; its protein translation is MENVLKGLNPELVFNYFEEISQIPRGSGNEKAISDYLKKFGEDLGLETIQDDALNIIIRKPATKGYENCPGVILQGHMDMVCEKNKNTEHDFTKDPIKLRIEDDMIYATGTTLGADNGIAVAMGMAVLASNDLAHPQIEVLITSDEEAGMSGAMALDGSNLKGQYIINLDSEEEGFLLVSCAGGVTAHSKLNAEFTNVDANKQALLVDIKGLLGGHSGMDIIKQRANSNILMGRLLNSLCVDFDLAKVEGGSKNNAIPRECEAVIVVDKNDVEKAMACIKEMENTFIHEFASSDPDIVVECKETTVEKVLTNDCKNNVIRTLNLIPNGIQTMSMDIEGLVESSTNLGVVRTLENEVTFECAVRSSVTSLKENITNKMNLLSQTLGGEFTLESDYPAWEYAKGSKLEDICVHTYEKLNGKKPIIKALHAGLECGLLLDKMPHAQAISFGPNMFEVHTPNEHLSISSTTRTWEYLVAILKSMNEHN